The Eubalaena glacialis isolate mEubGla1 chromosome 3, mEubGla1.1.hap2.+ XY, whole genome shotgun sequence nucleotide sequence GCCGCTGCCGCCCCCGCAAGGCTTCGCCGTCGCCGGAGCCACTTCCAGCGACTCGCCGCACTCGATTCTCTCCGCTTCGCTTCCCGCCAACCGCAACCATTGACGCCATGTCGGGTTATTCGAGTGACCGAGACCGCGGCCGGGATCGAGGGTTTGGTGCCCCTCGATTTGGAGGAAGTAGGGCAGGGCCCTTATCTGGAAAGAAGTTTGGAAACCCTGGGGAGAAACTGGTTAAAAAGAAGTGGAATCTTGATGAGCTGCCCAAATTTGAGAAGAATTTTTATCAGGAACACCCTGATTTGGCTAGGCGTACAGCACAAGAGGTAGAGACATACAGAAGAAGCAAGGAAATTACAGTCAGAGGTCACAACTGTCCAAAGCCAGTCCTGAATTTTTATGAAGCGAACTTCCCTGCAAACGTCATGGATGTGATTGCAAGGCAGAACTTTACTGAACCCACAGCTATTCAAGCTCAGGGATGGCCAGTAGCTCTAAGTGGATTGGATATGGTTGGGGTAGCACAAACTGGATCTGGGAAGACATTGTCTTATTTGCTGCCTGCCATTGTCCACATCAATCATCAGCCATTTCTAGAGAGAGGTGATGGGCCTATTTGCTTGGTGCTGGCACCAACTCGGGAACTGGCCCAACAGGTACAGCAAGTAGCTGCTGAATACTGTAGAGCATGTCGCTTGAAGTCCACTTGTATTTATGGTGGTGCTCCCAAGGGACCACAGATACGTGATTTGGAGAGAGGTGTGGAAATCTGTATTGCAACACCTGGAAGACTGATTGACTTCTTAGAATGTGGGAAAACCAATCTAAGAAGAACCACCTACCTTGTCCTTGATGAAGCAGATAGAATGCTTGATATGGGATTCGAACCCCAAATAAGGAAGATTGTGGATCAGATAAGACCTGATAGGCAAACCCTAATGTGGAGTGCTACTTGGCCAAAAGAAGTAAGACAGCTTGCTGAAGATTTCTTGAAAGACTATATTCATATAAACATTGGTGCACTAGAACTGAGTGCAAATCACAACATTCTGCAGATTGTGGATGTGTGTCATGACGTAGAAAAGGATGAAAAGCTTATTCGTTTAATGGAAGAGATCATGAGTGAGAAGGAGAATAAAACCATTGTTTTCGTTGAAACCAAAAGAAGATGTGATGAACTCACTAGAAAAATGAGGAGAGATGGGTGGCCTGCCATGGGTATCCATGGTGACAAGAGTCAACAGGAGCGTGACTGGGTTCTAAATGAATTCAAACATGGAAAGGCTCCTATTCTGATTGCTACAGATGTGGCCTCCAGAGGGCTAGATGTGGAAGATGTGAAATTTGTCATCAATTATGACTACCCTAACTCCTCAGAGGATTATATTCATCGAATTGGAAGAACTGCTCGCAGTACCAAAACAGGCACAGCATACACTTTCTTTACACCTAATAACATAAAGCAAGTGAGCGACCTTATCTCTGTGCTTCGTGAAGCTAATCAAGCAATTAATCCCAAATTGCTTCAGTTGGTCGAAGACAGAGGTTCAGGTCGTTCCAGGGGTAGAGGAGGCATGAAGGATGACCGTCGGgacagatactctgcaggcaaaAGGGGTGGATTTAATACATTTAGAGACAGGGAAAATTATGACCGAGGTTACTCTAGTCTGCTTAAGAGAGATTTTGGGGCAAAAACTCAAAATGGTGTTTACAGTGCTGCAAATTACACCAATGGGAGCTTTGGAAGTAATTTTGTGTCTGCTGGTATACAGACCAGTTTTAGGACTGGTAATCCAACAGGGACTTACCAGAATGGTTATGACAGCACTCAGCAATATGGAAGTAATGTTCCAAATATGCACAATGGTATGAACCAACAGGCATATGCATATCCTGCTACTGCAGCTGCGCCTATGATTGGTTATCCAATGCCAACAGGATATTCTCAATAAGACTTTAGAAGTATAtgtaaatgtttgtttttcataATTGCTCTTTATATCGTGTGTTACCAGACAAGATAGTTATTTAAGAAACATGGGAAATGCAGAAATGACTGCAGTGCAGCAGTAATTATGGTGCACTTTTTCGCTATTTAAGTTGGATATTTCTCTACATTCCTGAAacaatttttaggttttttttgtaCTAGAAAATGCAGGCAGTGTTTTCACAAAAGTAAATGTACAGTGATTTGCAATACAATAAATGAAGGCAATGCATGGCcttccaataaaaaatatttgaagactgaaaaaaaaaaaaaaaaaaaaatcttccaatcaATAACTTAAAAGTGAATTTAAACAAcagttaagttttaatttttgtcaattactACTTTTATATCATTACAAGAatacctagggacttccctggtggtccagtggttaagactcctagcttccactgctgggggcatgggtcgatcactggttggggaatatcctgcatgcctcactgcgtggccaaaaaaaaaaaaaaaaagaat carries:
- the LOC133087185 gene encoding probable ATP-dependent RNA helicase DDX5 — encoded protein: MSGYSSDRDRGRDRGFGAPRFGGSRAGPLSGKKFGNPGEKLVKKKWNLDELPKFEKNFYQEHPDLARRTAQEVETYRRSKEITVRGHNCPKPVLNFYEANFPANVMDVIARQNFTEPTAIQAQGWPVALSGLDMVGVAQTGSGKTLSYLLPAIVHINHQPFLERGDGPICLVLAPTRELAQQVQQVAAEYCRACRLKSTCIYGGAPKGPQIRDLERGVEICIATPGRLIDFLECGKTNLRRTTYLVLDEADRMLDMGFEPQIRKIVDQIRPDRQTLMWSATWPKEVRQLAEDFLKDYIHINIGALELSANHNILQIVDVCHDVEKDEKLIRLMEEIMSEKENKTIVFVETKRRCDELTRKMRRDGWPAMGIHGDKSQQERDWVLNEFKHGKAPILIATDVASRGLDVEDVKFVINYDYPNSSEDYIHRIGRTARSTKTGTAYTFFTPNNIKQVSDLISVLREANQAINPKLLQLVEDRGSGRSRGRGGMKDDRRDRYSAGKRGGFNTFRDRENYDRGYSSLLKRDFGAKTQNGVYSAANYTNGSFGSNFVSAGIQTSFRTGNPTGTYQNGYDSTQQYGSNVPNMHNGMNQQAYAYPATAAAPMIGYPMPTGYSQ